The Juglans regia cultivar Chandler chromosome 6, Walnut 2.0, whole genome shotgun sequence genome contains the following window.
CAAGGAGATGCTTTGAAATCTCAGCAGTTTGGTCCTTGGATTTAAGCACagctgtaacagcccgctagaaattcaatggtggaatttctataggctttaggaatctcgtaaaaatacTGTAAGTTTTCACAATTTGActaatcgcataggttttagtttatAAGCATAATCAGCGCTATCACTTACTATAGTGCGAGAAGtgagattttaattatttgaggtagttagaagtgtcagaatacgTTATGGTCAGCGTCATTAAACTCAGTTGATTATTGAGAATTTTATGGCGTAATAacccattttcatatttttgaacaAAATGCATGTTCgaaattgtgtttttatttttaggggcactttggagttgaattttggtaaatgatttttattgtaggttaatatggatatttagaatttttcggtgataattttattattcactttttcggaatgaatagtattagacacttggcaccaagatgAACGGTTGATGGATTTAAATGAATCAAGGTGTGATATCATGGCACCTAAGCAAAAATCCTATTCCATCCGACCAATCAAactgtgccaaaccaaagaggttTTCCACCTTAGTAAAATCTTATATGGTCGGGATCCAACTAAGAATCCAAAAATATGGTGGAAACCGAAATCTTAAACAGTTTTATCCAAACCATAAAGTTGACCTCCAAAACCTTAATGAATCAATTTCTAGCATTCTGTTTAATcgcttgattaaattactttcacatgctatttatccttcaaatttgtgttagaacatcattatccaaccttgttaaccttggatatttgattgggccaagagaAAAAAGATTTGAGCTTGaaagcaacccaaaccctcttaaaattcaaaattgagGTCCATTCggttaaggcccacgaatttggcccACTCGGCATTGATTTTTGACTAAGCAAGTTCACCCTCCACATGCCTAACCAGATTTGTTCAGGAGAACCTAGAAGACTCTCGAAGTAAAAAACTAAAGAGTCACCTCACTCTTCTAAACTCCACTTGAAGACTCTTGGttgatatttgtatattttattggaaGAAAATATCAACACTCAAGCTTCATTCCAGACTTATCatcttccataacttgtataaaaagcCCTCTAGCCCCTTCCAATGAAGATCATCTCTCATTTACACTTTGCTTTgttagaacacaaaagacactctctggcTGTTTTTCGAAATTCTTTTGCACACCTGATTCGAAGCTTTTGcaagtattttctcacaaacTAATCAGTTTATAAGATATGCTAAGGAATACCGAAACCAATTAATCAGTTTATTAATCAAATtggaatgtattttttttattttaaaattaaactgatttATGTATCAGTATAtcagataatatataaatcagTTTGATgtggtttaaattttaaattttaaactgatttacaattgaattgattttatgtatcacatcaatattatttaaatacaatcaaATCATTTCTAAAAGGAAGGGAATAATAACAAatctaatgaaaaaaatattctaatttttttttaaattttttctcattttttaaactatctcactattaattataaattattttattattattcataaaatcttcatctcaaatcattcttcaaataaatccttatcaataattttactttttttttggtggACATGTATGTACGGCTACTTTTATGGGCACAGTTTACGTACTTCAATAATTTGGCGCCTGGTCTCACACCGGACAACCTGTTTGAACCCCCACTCCGCTAGGATGACAAATCGTGTTGGTGTTCGACTCGtgttaagttataaatattaaattaaatagattaatttGAATCCAATTCGTTGAATTAAACGCgtgaaatttttaaatcttaatctAAGCTATTTAAATAACGGATTATATTGTGTCTTTCATTTCGatccatttaataattaattagaaatatattaatacgATACGATTTATTTAATCcgtttgtttcattttatggaTTGAATTAAAACGCATAAttcatttgacttgattaacataagttcagataaaagttaaaatttatatttattaataaccacaatatcttaaaaaatatatatcaatattttttaaatgaaaaatgataaatacacatcacttttcacaacacattacataatcatattttaaaataaaaggtaaTTTAGTAacataatagataaaaataacgtcattttataaaattatctttactttaaaatatgtgttgtaaaatatattacgTATGTATCATAACTCCTAGTGATCAAGCGCTTGTATATAAATATCTCACCTCCGTCACTCCAGTTTCAAGGATAAGGTCTTCTTCCTTCGAATGGTATGCCATCTCCAAGCTTGTAGCTCCACTACCTACCCTTTAACACtgcctcttttcttttccccagTACTATTTCGAAGACGACAAACCCAAGACcctcctcttcttttctttctcattattGTAGAGTTTGCTGATTAAATTGTGCTTCATTGGGATTCAGGTCATGAGGTCGATCGAGAAGTAAGCTTATTTCAGGGAAATTAAAGGAGCTGGTTCCGGTCATTACTTGCTAACCTGGAATTAGTAaggttcatttttatttgtgcTCTCTAAAAATAGTTCATGAATGGTGAAATGTCTCGTTCGTAGTTGTGCTACTGATGAATTTGTACGTcttaattataagtaatttgCTTGttgagtgtttattttttattttttagttttggatcTGAGATATTGCTTTATTACTGATTAactataaatgtttttaaaaaataaatcatataaaatatattatttataaaatcatgatgGAGAGGGATGCAAATCTTGGAAATTTTTATCGTTAATATATAATCACGACGGTGCAGCATACAGAGGCGCCATCATTGCAATGGATCCTAAAATCTATGAAGCGGCGGCGAAAGGCAACCTGGAGGTCTTGGAACGTGAAAGTCGCGATCCACTTGATGGGTTTTTAACAGTTAATCAAAATACAATCCTACATATTTGCATTTCAAGTATcctcgttgaagaagagtttccCGCCGCTGGAGGAACCAACTCAGCCACAGCGGCAAGCTTTGTGAAAGATGTACTGGACAAGTGCCCGTCACTTTTATTGAAAGCCAACGCGGATAACGATACACCGTTACATGTGGTGGCAAGGTATGGGCATGCTTCCATAGTCGAAGTCCtgattaaacataaaaaattccaaCATCCAGATCTTGAAAGTGGAGTACTCGTTGAAGCTACTACGGAGATGATTGGAAAGCTGAACAAAGAGAGAGACACGGTCTTACATGAAACTGTACGTCACAATCACATTGAAGTGGTACAACAGTTACTAATGGAGGTAGATCCAGAATTTTCGTTTGGTGCTAATGTTGCTGGTGAGACCCCACTTTACTTGGCTGCCGAGAGACATTTTCCAGATTTGGTGTCagaaattttaaacaaattcaAGTATCCAGCTTGTGATGGCCCCTTGGGTAGAACGGCTTTGCATGCTGCAGCATTTTGGGGTGATGAAGGTATTGCCTTTTTATCTTTTAAGCATTTTGGAATCATAATCGgcttaaaacaatatttatgtGGTGGTATCAAATATGACAGGACATGGAAATCATGAAATATAAAGATGTTTGATATGCATAGGGCCGGTTTTAGATTAATTTCACCTGAATAGTCCTTTTTCTATATCCTAATGTCTTCCTTTTTGTCCTtcagaaaattattacattaatttaGCACGTTTAACTTCTTTTAGGAATGACCAAAAACATTTCGGAAAGATACGGACGCGCTCTATGTAAACAGGCAGACCAAAATGGTTGGACTCCGCTTCACATGGCTGCATTATACATGAACAATATTAAGCCAACAAAACTAATGCTGGAATTTGATAGAGAGGTAGCATATATGAAAGACGCAGAGGGTAGGACAGCTCTTCACATTGCAGCTCATTGCAACCACTCTTCCGTAACAGGAGATTATATCAAAGTGTCCGGATTGTTGCGAAGTGGTTGACAATGAAGGCCGTAATGCACTCCATCTCGCCGTGATGACCAACTGGCGGCCACATGTTTCGCTAATGATCCAAGATAATTCGTCTCTCCGGAATCTTTTGAATCAGAAGGACAACGACGGGAATACACCTCTCTATTACTACTGCAATTCTTTTCGGTACCACGAGCGTGTCCTGAATTCTCCAAGAGTTGAGAAAATGGTCTTCAACAAAGAGAACCAGTATGCTTGTCAAGTCTTACGTCAAAGCTATCAAACTGTTCATGATCAATTTAAGGTAACGTAGTCTTTTATCTGTTCATgaaattttcttggaaaaaactattaattttttaaaactatcgATGGATcgaccttttctttttcaatttctcccatatagaaatatatactatttttctctcttttaaccaatgttttgaataccgtaccggatggcgtaccggtcaagacactggaacgaaatatttcggtaccggtaccgtttcgtgtaccgtttcgggatagtcgatatatgaataaattatatatataaatatatataacaattatattctaaaataatagtttatatatgaataaattatatataaatacatacatacatataaattataaatagtctagtctaaattgagggtcaaaaaatgaacttgtagtttgaaaaaatgaaaaaaaaaaaaaaaaaacataggccgaaacggccggtaccgtccggtacggccggtattttggccagTACGgcacatatatagtacctgtaccggccggatggccgaaacgaaaaatttcggccgtaccggccgggacagtacgaaattaaaaacattacttttaacaaata
Protein-coding sequences here:
- the LOC109017699 gene encoding ankyrin-1-like — translated: MDPKIYEAAAKGNLEVLERESRDPLDGFLTVNQNTILHICISSILVEEEFPAAGGTNSATAASFVKDVLDKCPSLLLKANADNDTPLHVVARYGHASIVEVLIKHKKFQHPDLESGVLVEATTEMIGKLNKERDTVLHETVRHNHIEVVQQLLMEVDPEFSFGANVAGETPLYLAAERHFPDLVSEILNKFKYPACDGPLGRTALHAAAFWGDEGMTKNISERYGRALCKQADQNGWTPLHMAALYMNNIKPTKLMLEFDREVAYMKDAEGRTALHIAAHCNHSSVTGDYIKVSGLLRSG